TCGAGGACACCCTTCCGGCCCGGACCTAGCGTGGCCGAACTCCGGCTTTCCCACTGAATCGGCCTCGGAGTGAAACACCCAGGTTTCGCGCGCTTCCCTCCATCCGGAAGGTCACCGTATCCTGGCTGCCCCTGAGCAGGATCCGTGCCCAGTCAGCCGTCCGCTCGTTGACCCGCCCACACGCGAGTTCCAGTGTCCCCTCACTGACCAGATCGTGGGTGGCGCTTGGGCAGTCCACTGGTGATTCTCATGAGCTGCCTTTTGGGGCTGTAGAAGCCTCTGCTTATCTTCTTAATTTAGTGGCAGTTAGGGGGTTCGGAACAGCTGGCTTGTTTGAGTCCCCCGGAGTCTTGATGAAACGGGACTGTCGCCCGCCTGACTCGGGATTGTCGTGACCTTGACCGAGGCTGGACGCCGACAAGGGAGGCTGCCATGGGAGAACGGACCATCGTGGGATCCCTCGAAGCTGAAGAACACGACCCAGACGACTTGGATACGGAGGGATGGGAATCGCATCCTCCGGACCTGGACGACGACGAACGCGATGAAGACGAAGAGGAGGACGACCTAGCCGACTGATTTCCCCCCACGGCGATATGGCGAACCTGGCCATAGCGGGGACGCCCGCGCCAGCAGCCCTTCGAGGTGCCGCTCGACCGCCGCATCAGGGCCCGGCCGCCGCCCCATGCGGTAGAGCAGGACGTCGGTGCGGTCGAGCCGGCGCAGATTCTCGAGGTGCCGGGTACCGATCGAGCCCGCACCCGCGATCACGAGGGCCCCGACGCCAGGCGAGGATCGGGCCTCGCGACGTTCCGGTACCTTGTGCAGCAGGATCGCGTGGTCGAGGGACCCGCCAACGGCGAGCCGGCGTGGGCGGCGCGTACGAACGAGTCGGTCCGCGGTGCTGGCCATCCCCAGAAAGCTAAGGGGCCGCCGTTTCGTGGCTTCTACAGAGAGGCGACGGACACATGGCCCGCCCCGCGTTATGGAGAGGTCACGCCACCATCACGCATGCATCACCGCGTCAGCCCTGCGCGTTGGTCGGCCTCGGCACGCGGCCACGGGTCGGTGGCGGCAAAGCGAGGGATCGCTGCGCACGCCGGCGTCATCGTCTTCCACGTGCCCGGGACCAGCCCCTTGTGGCATGATCGATGCCTGACTGGGAGGGAACCGACGAGAGAATCTCCCGAGCTCGTCCGCAGCACAGCCTCGGAAGGATGTGCAAGGTGAGGCCTCGAAGGCTGCTTTTCGGGCTGATGGGGCTCGCTGTCTTCCTGGCGGCAACGAATGGGTCGCGCCACTCGTGGGCCCAGAACGCCTCCGCCCCGACCTTCCCGTCCGGCACTGAACTCATCACCGTGGATGCCGTGGTGGTCGACAACAAGGGTAGCCCGGTCATTGGCCTGACCAAGGACGACTTCCTTCTGCAGGAGGACGGCCAGCCTCAGGAGATCGCCAACTTTGAAGTGATCTCGCTGCCGGGGCCCGGCGAGGGGCCGGTCACCGCTCCTGCCCCGACTCCGCCATCGCCCCCGCGCATCGCGACCAGCGCTCGGTCGGCCGCGAGAGGGACGACCTTCCTCGTCGTCGTCGACGACATCCACCTCACCAGCAGCGAGGCTGCGCAGGCGCGAACGACGCTCGAGCGTTTCTTGCGGGTGTCGGTGAACGATGGTGACCGGACTACGATCGTCACAACAGGAAACGGCGCTGCCTGGAATGGCGCACTGCCTGAGGATCGGGATGACCTCCTTGCCTTTGTCCGTGGTGTCCAGGGTCGTAACACGGGCCCGGCCACGCCGCTCATGACAGAGTACGAGGCTCTGCGGATCGCCGTTTACAACGACGCCCTGTTTCTACGACGTGTCATCGGCCGTTATCACAACCAAGGGGCTTGCGCCGCGCCCCCGTCCCCCTGCGATGCTCTGGTCCGGGGGGATGCACAAACGAACCAGGCTCACAGCCAGGGATTAAGGGAAGCGTCGCTTTCGGCCATTGACCGAGCGGTTGCGGGGCTGGCCCAACTGCCTGGCCGAAAGGCAGTCCTCCTGCTGAGCGAGGGGTTCATTCACGACGACGCGCCCGAAGATCCGTACCACCACGTTGTGATTGCCGCCCAAAGGGCGAATGCGGCAATTTATTTCATCGACGTAGGCGGCCTGAGGGCGCTTCCGGCGTCCGCCTCGGCCGAGGCGGCCAGGGACGTGGGGCTGAATCCCCCCCAAGGGGCCGAGGCAGGTGAGGCCCGGGAAAAGGCTATGGGCGCCCTGAACCCACGGCTGAATCCACCCCGTCAAGCCTTTGAATCTGAGGCCCTGCAGGAGGCCACGGATACCAAGGACTTAGTCGCCCACGAGCGATTCACACGCGAGGTGACGGTTGGAGTCGAGACGATGGCCGACGAAACGGGTGGCTTCATTGTTCGGAACACCAACGACCTGGCCGGCTGGCTCAACCGCATCTCCACGGAATCGCGCAGCTACTACCTCCTCGGCTATCACCCAACCGGAGCGAAGGCAGGCTTCCGGAAGATCGACCTGAAGGTGAAGCGTCCCGGTGTCCACGTCCGGGCCCGTAGGGGTTACTACGCAACGGGGACCGGAGCCAAGGGGGCGCAGCCGCTAGGCTCCGCGTCGGGCACCGTCGCCGGAGGGTCGGCCCCGCACAACGAGGTGCCGCTGCGCCTGGCCATCTACACCCTCGAGCCGGGAGCCGAGCAGAAGACCCGCGTCGTGGCCGTGACCGAGATCGACGTCTCCGGACTTGCCTCCGCAGAGAGCGAGGGCCAGCGTCCGGCTCAGCTCGACGTTAGGCTCGAGGCCATCCCGCGCGACGGCGGCACCGGCCAGGGGCGTCGCCTTTCGATCGAGGCCGAGCCCCCTCGCGGAGCAGAGACGCCCGCCACCGGCTTGTGGCGCCCGTTGCGGCTGGACCTCGCCTTGCCGCCCGGTGTCTACCAGGTGCGCGCCACGGTGGCTGATACGGCGAGCGGAAGGTCGGGTGCCGCGTCCCAGCGCATCGTGGTCCCGGATCCCTCGGC
This genomic window from Vicinamibacteria bacterium contains:
- a CDS encoding VWA domain-containing protein; translation: MRPRRLLFGLMGLAVFLAATNGSRHSWAQNASAPTFPSGTELITVDAVVVDNKGSPVIGLTKDDFLLQEDGQPQEIANFEVISLPGPGEGPVTAPAPTPPSPPRIATSARSAARGTTFLVVVDDIHLTSSEAAQARTTLERFLRVSVNDGDRTTIVTTGNGAAWNGALPEDRDDLLAFVRGVQGRNTGPATPLMTEYEALRIAVYNDALFLRRVIGRYHNQGACAAPPSPCDALVRGDAQTNQAHSQGLREASLSAIDRAVAGLAQLPGRKAVLLLSEGFIHDDAPEDPYHHVVIAAQRANAAIYFIDVGGLRALPASASAEAARDVGLNPPQGAEAGEAREKAMGALNPRLNPPRQAFESEALQEATDTKDLVAHERFTREVTVGVETMADETGGFIVRNTNDLAGWLNRISTESRSYYLLGYHPTGAKAGFRKIDLKVKRPGVHVRARRGYYATGTGAKGAQPLGSASGTVAGGSAPHNEVPLRLAIYTLEPGAEQKTRVVAVTEIDVSGLASAESEGQRPAQLDVRLEAIPRDGGTGQGRRLSIEAEPPRGAETPATGLWRPLRLDLALPPGVYQVRATVADTASGRSGAASQRIVVPDPSAFHLSTPILSAVANPAPEGGGQPVPTPVAHDRFSSAEGQQLFCAFQVFGAAKDASSGHYDVSHRFVLRNREGQTLAAPDPRPLAFSTSGQSQQVLVLPLAKLRADDYKLTLTVEDRVAGKKEELVVPFTAEDAPVAARATPPP